The Dreissena polymorpha isolate Duluth1 chromosome 4, UMN_Dpol_1.0, whole genome shotgun sequence region TATGGAAGTTTGAGAGTTATCTATTatgctttatatttaaatgagAAACTTCGTATTTTAAGATAAGTAGGCACTTCTGAACATGGGGCATAATTTTGATTTCATCAAATGAAATTGAATGTTAACACACAAATTTTAATACAAACCCACTGAGTGTTACATTATTCTGGAACATATCAGTGGTTATACACATAGTATGCTATTCTCTACTACAGAAAGTTGATCATAATACTAAGGTAAACTACAGCCCACAGCTACCTTTGCACAGAGAGCCACTGTGTCCATCTGAGGCATTGACAAGATAGAAACAAAAAGTCACACAGAAAAATAGGTGACAGAACACATACAACAAAGTGCTTGGCAAAACAGACACAACTGCTTGAAAAAACTGACCTTTCATGGTTAAACAAaatttgtataacaacaaatGTATTATTACTTAAGATAAAACAGTATTTCATCACAATGAAGATATAGCTTCTTTTAAAACACTTCTTGTGTACATTTTTCAAGTTCAACTCTTGAAACCCAATATTGCAGTAGTTTTAAAGGCACAATGTTGACAGTTAACATTTACGTACTAAGTTGACTGCTGTTGAAGCATCTCTTGCAGGCGCTGTCGCCTACTGCCATTCTGAGATTGAACAGGAAGAGATCGGCGACCCCTGGGTCGATCAACCACATCAGACAGACTTGCGTCAGCCTTCAACATGTCATCTTGATATGCCGACATGTCTGATTCTCCAATTGACAGTGTTTTCCTGCCTACCACAAGCCCAACGTCCACAATTTGAGTCTGATGTACCGGCCTATCATACGGTGTATGTACAGGGAATTCACCACCTCTGCCATTTTGCTGATGTGGGTCTCTTCCTGTATGATAGTTTGACCCTGAAAAGCCATCTTTGTTAGTCTCTATTGGTAGCCCCAAGAACTGCTGCACTCGTGAGACTCCCTGATAGGTCCTGAGTCCTGGGATGTTACTTTTGATCTCATCGGTCATATGACTTTGCATGTGACCTCTACCTTGACCCAGAGACACCGTTTCAGCACTCACACTGGACCCAGACTTTTTCTTCCTTTGTCCCTCCTCTGTCCTCCCAGCTGGCCTCAGTGAAAACTTGTCCAGACTGACAGTGGACTCGTACCCCTTGGGATCCTGCTGGTACACCAGCTCTCTCATTAAGCTACCACTTATCTGGCTGGGTGTATCAGTCACATCCAGGGACTGCGGCCACACTGGTTGTACTTCATCTTCACTGAGTCTTCCACTTGTAGCCATAATTTCTCCATTATAAACCTCCTCCCTGGCGCTAACCACACCACCAGCTTCCATGAGAGCACGATGCACCGCGTCATCCTGCTGCCTGAGATTTCTTTGGGAGGCAATGATTGGTCCATCTGGATCCCTGGCAGATGGTTCGCTGTCTGATGAAGATGGCTGAGAAACCCTTCTCTGATGAAAGGACATAGAAGTAACTGAAGGAGGTAATGCCTCGGTGTCTGTCCTCACAGGATTAGTTGGGGGGTTGGAAGAAAGGGAAGCTTTCTGGGTCTTTGAGCTAGTGGTAGGTGATCTCTCCTCAGTGGCTGTACCACTTGACTTCCCTGAAAAGCAGGGCTAgcattttgtcatttaatgcaAAAACAGGTCTTATGCCATACACCTCCAGTGTAACTCATTACCAGTTTGGTCAGGATGTACCCTTCTGAGACCATAAAACTTTGCATTTCCTCATAGCAGAAAGGGTAGCTCCTGATAAGTCTGCCTGAATGCACAAGCTGGTGTGATGCTACACTGTCTGCGCATGTCATAACACCCCCATTCACATATGAAACTGGATGTAAATTAATCTGCATTGACCAAGGGAAATCATTTTAACTGGAAGGAAACCATAAAATTATtgattaataacaataaataatagcTAGCCATATTATCAATAATAAATCATGATTCCTTCATTTAGTTGAAATGCAGTATTATAAGacatatatttgtatacaataatacattaacaagaggcccatgagggcctgaatctctctactgctttaaacactgtcactgtgaccttgacctttgacctagcaacctgaaaatcaataggggtcatcagccagtcataatcaatgtacctatgaagtttcatgagcctaggcctaagcattcttgagttaacatctggaaaccattttactatttcgagtcactgtgaccttgacctttgacccagtgaccagaaaatcaatagggttcgagtcctcattaatataacgactgtgaacaagtttgaaaagaatcggatgaaaactgtggacttttatcggataaacaagaaaaagtaaccattttattatttcgagtgactgtgaccttgacctttgacctagtgacctgaaaatcaataggggtcatcagccagtcatgatcaatgtacctatagagtttcatgatcctaggcctaagcattcttgagttaacatctggaaaccattttactatttcgagtcactgtgaccttgatctttgacccagtgacctgaaaatcaatagggttcgaatcctcattaatataaagaaactgaacaagtttgaaaagaatcgaatgaaaactgtggacttcatcggataaacaagtttttactattttgagtcactgtgaccttgacctttgacccagtgacctgaaaatcaatagggttcaagtccctCATTATTATgaagacactgagcaagtttaaaaagaatcggatgaaaactgaggactttatcggataaacaagtttttattgtttcgagtcactgtgaccttgacctttgacccagtgacctgaaaatcaatagggtttaagtcctcattaatataaagacactgagtaagtttgaaaaaaatcggatgaaaactgtggacttcatcggataaacaagtttttactatatcaagtcactgtgaccttgacctttgactcagtgacctgaaaatcaatacggttcgagtcctcatttatataaagacactgagtaagtttgaaaaggatcggataaaaactgtggactttatcggataaacaagacaacgcctaacacacacacacactcacagacaccatgccatcccgtaagctcttctgcctttggcaatagtagagctaaaaacaaatCCCATCATATTTGAATAAATCTCTTCATTACTTTAATATGAAAAACAACCTATTTTTAACATTTCTGAAAAAAGcacaaaaataataacatttatacatATTAAGATCTATACAATACAAATGAGCATTGCTCTGAACAAAAACAGGGCCAAATGCACGTGCGTCAAGTATCGCCCCCCGCAAGAaataatcaggtacgacacttttcactttaaTGAACTTGTTTGTTACAATAAAGTCTCTCCTAAATGAAAagccagtctaggtggaaagaattgtccctgattagcctgtacagacatgcattaagaccagttttcttaAATAGAGGCTCAAATGATTCTTCAGCCCAGTGACTATGGTTTGGTTCCCTACCAGCTTTCCTGGGCCTGGCATGCCACAAGGAGTCATGAGGGAAGTACACATTTGGTTGCACTATGATCCTGGGGGAGGGAAAGTTGTCCTGAAAACCATTCTTGTCCTTCTCTACCGGCCGGATCATTCCAACAGGGCGGTACCGCATAAAACTCTGGATGTGTTGAAACGCAGTCGGCAGCAGGTGAGACATGGTGGACTGAAACAGACATGAGAAATATTTGAGCCATGTTCTTAGAAAACCAGGTTGAGCACATGTGGGTCATGGGTCATCCCAAGTTAGCTTGTGCAAtctgcacatgataatcagggaggacactttctgcctagacacAAATTTCATATAGAAGAGAATTCCTCTAAAGAAATAATGCATAAAAAAGGAAAGTATCATTCCTGATTCAGTGATTAGCCTGAGTGGACTGCAAAGTCTACTCTGTGATGATACTGCAAAGTCTACTCTGTGATGATACTGCAAAGTCTACTCTGTGATGATACTGCAAAGTctactctgtgatgatacttactgcaaagtctactctgtgatgatacttactgcaaagtctactctgtgatgatacttactgcaaagtctactctgtgatgatactgcaaagtctactctgtgatgatacttactgcaaagtctactctgtgatgatacttactgcaaagtctactctgtgatgatgcttactgcaaagtctactctgtgatgatacttactgcaaagtctactctgtgatgatacttaCTGCAGAGTCTACTCTGCGATGATACTTCCTGCAAAGTctactctgtgatgatacttactgcaaagtctactctgtgatgatactgcaaagtctactctgtgatgatacttactgcaaagtctactctgtgatgatacttactgcaaagtctactctgtgatgatactgcaaagtctactctgtgatgatactgcaaagtctactctgtgatgatacttactgcaaagtctactctgcgatgatacttactgcaaagtctactctgtgatgatacttactgcaaagtctactctgtgatgatacttactgcagtctactctgtgatgatacttactgcaaagactactctgtgatgatacttactgcaaagtctactctgtgatgatacttactgcaaagtctactctgtgatgatacttactgcaaagtctactctgtgatgatacttactgcagagtctactctgtgatgatactttctgcaaagtctactctgtgatgatacttactgcaaagtctactctgtgatgatactgcaaagtctactctgtgatgatacttaCTGCAAAATAtactctgtgatgatacttactgcaaagtctactctgtgatgatacttactgcaaagtctactctgtgatgatacttactgcaaagtctactctgtgatgatactgcaaagtctactctgtgatgatacttaCTGCAAAGTCTACTCTGTGATGAATACTTACTGCAGAGTCTACTCTGTGATGATGCTTACTGCAAAGTCTTCTCTGTGATGATACTTACTGCAAAGTctactctgtgatgatacttactgcagagtctactctgtgatgatacgtactgcaaagtctactctgtgatgatacttaCTGCAAAGTCTACTCTGCGATGATACTTACTGCAGAGTctactctgtgatgatacttaCTGCAAAGTCTACTCTGCGATGATACTTCCTGCAAAGTctactctgtgatgatacttactgcgaagtctactctgtgatgatacttactgcagtctactctgtgatgatacttactgcaaagtctactctgtgatgatacttactgcaaagtctactctgtgatgatacttactgcaaagtctactctgtgatgatacttaCTGCCGAGTctactctgtgatgatacttactgcagagtctactctgtgatgatactttctgcaaagtctactctgtgatgatacttactgcaaagtctactctgtgatgatactgcaaagtctactctgtgatgatacttaCTGCAAAATAtactctgtgatgatacttactgcaaagtctactctgtgatgatacttactgcaaagtctactctgtgatgatactgcaaagtctactctgtgatgatacttaCTGCAAAGTCTACTCTGTAATGATACTTACTGCAAAGTctactctgtgatgatacttactgcaaagtctactctgtgatgatacttactgcaaagtctactctgtgatgatacttaCTGCAAAGTTtactctgtgatgatacttaCTGCAAAGTCTAATCTGTGATGATACTTACTGCAAAGTctactctgtgatgatacttactgcaaagtctactctgtgatgatacttactgcaaagtctactctgtgatgatacttaCTGCAGAGTGtactctgtgatgatactttCTGCAAAGTGtactctgtgatgatacttactgcaaagtctactctgtgatgatactgcaaagtctactctgtgatgatacttaCTGCAAAATGtactctgtgatgatacttactgcaaagtctactctgtgatgatactttctgcaaagtctactctgtgatgatacttactgcaaagtctactctgtgatgatactgcaaagtctactctgtgatgatactgcaaagtctactctgtgatgatactgcaaagtctactctgtgatgatactgcaaagtctactctgtgatgatacttactgcaaagtctactctgtgatgatacttactgcaaagtctactctgtgatgatactgcaaagtctactctgtgatgatacttactgcaaagtctactctgtgatgatacttactgcaaagtctactctgtgatgatacttactgcaaagtctactctgtgatgatactgcagtctactctgtgatgatgcttactgcaaagtctactctgtgatgatacttattgcaaagtctactctgtgatgatacttactgcaaagtctactctgtgatgatacttactgcaaagtctactctgtgatgatacttactgcaaagtctactctgtgatgatactgcaaagtctactctgtgatgatacttactgcaaagtctactctgtgatgatacttactgcaaagtctactctgtgatgatactgcaaagtctactctgtgatgatactttaagtctactctgtgatgaaactgcaaagtctactctgtgatgatacttactgcaaagtctactctgtgatgatactttaagTCTACTCTGTGATGATAGTGGACTGCAAAGTCTACTCGGTGATGATACTTTCTGCAAAGTctactctgtgatgatacttactgcaaagtctactctgtgatgatactttaagTCTACTCTGTGATGATAGTGGACTGCAAAGTCTACTCTGTGATGATACCTTTTACCAATTTTATcaagacttgacctggtgattAGTTGTTGCAGACATGGAGAAAAACAATTTACAAACCAGActgtaatcagggacgacacttttcgctttatgttatttttcgtttaaagaaagtctcttcagactgcattggctaatctgggactacactttacacacatgcataaacccccttttcacaaagcatggtTCATATGAATCAAGGAAACCTTGGTCAAGATGCCAAATACCAAAAGTATCCAGTTACAAGAGCTAAATATAAATTTAGATTTGGAATAACTTAATTTATTTGGCCATGTATTATCTCTTCCGCATTTTGATTTAAATCATGTTTCCTTTCGCCCTTAAGATTGGTCCATATTAAAGCTTAAACGCATATGTGCATATATAGATGATCAACTCGGTTTCAAAGAATATGACAACAAAAAAGTGAACTTACTTAAATACTGATTGTattgattatatttttaataaagcaaGCAGGTTATCAACCCAGTctataacacatttatttttcaacagaccaaaataatttttgaattcagataaaatataataaagaCAAGATTGCAATACCAAGTACATCTTTATTAAGAAGACCGCCACgcccctctggtggccatgtttttcaacgaacctgaCCCATTTTGAAGCTGAGATATCATTACGACACTCGtttttatcaagtttcatgaaaattggactaaaaatgtgaattCATGAACCCGTTAGGTTTAACTAATGCCATATAAAttaaactgccctgccccctggcttTGTTTTTCACCAGGCCAGAACCATATTCAAACGCCATCGAGTTATCATAACAACTAATCGTCTGAccaagattggactaaaaatgtgactactagcatgttaacaaggtttcactatagccatgtaaggaaaactgccaccaCCCcttgtgaccatgtttttcaacagaccagaaccattttaaactcatctgagatatcaagagaataaatgttctgacccagcttcatgaagattggaccaaaaatgtgacatccagagtgttaccaaggtttcactatagccatatacagaaaactgccccgccccctggttcccacttttttttaacaaactgaaACAATTTTGAAACCCATTTGTGTTATcctaaaaaatgttctgaccaagtgtcataaaGATTTGGCTAAAACTGTTAATTTGAATAAGGTAAACAAGCTCTTTTaaacctagtaacctagtttttgacctcggCTTACcaattttcaaactcttccaagacatcattgggacagaTATTCTTGCCAAGTtccattaagattggacaataaatgtggcctctagagtgttcacaagttaaACTTTGATGGCACACCATAGACACACAAAATTCAAAAAAGCTAACAAAAGCTCACCCTAAGCTCTTtttgctcagttgagctaaacacataacaagagggccatcaggccctaaggaatcacctgaaagccaaaggaactagactattttgaaaaaaatgcaagctgattcatgaagattattttggaccaaaaagtgacttttaacatgttttttttatatttgaccttgtgacctagtttttgagctcatatgacccagcttcaatctctggcaaaatttcattgggacaaatgttctgaccaagtttcatgaagattggccaataaatgtggctaatatagtgtcaacaagttttcactaaagccatataaggacaactgccccccccccctggcggccatgtttttcatcaacaaaccataaccattttcaaactcactcaagctattgttagaacaaatgttcagatcaagtttcataaagattggataataaatgtgacttctagagtgttaacaaggttttgtagtaaatagccatttaaggaaaaatgccacgcccccttgcggccatgttttttaactgatctcaaccatttttaaacttagcccagatattattagttcaaatattctgaccaagtttcatgagcattggaccataaatgtgacttctagagtgttaacaaggttttaccatacagtaaagccatatatggaaaactgccccgccccatggcggccatgtttttcattcaactggaaccattttcgaactcgtccaagatattattgggacatgttttgaccaagtttcatgaagattggactaaaaatgtgacttctagagtgttaacaaggttttactatagccatataaggaaaactgccacgcccctggcagccatgtttttcaaccaaccggaaccattttcgacctcgtccaagatattattggcacacatgttctgacaaagtttcatgaagattggactaaaaatgtgacttctagagtgttaacaaggttttactatagccatataaggaaaactgccacgccccctggcagccatgtttttcaaccaaccggaactattttcgaactcgtccaagatattattgggacacatgttctgacaaagtttcatgaagatcggacaataaatttgacttctagagtgttaacaaggtttttactatagccatataaggaaaactgccaaaccccctggctgccatgtttttcaatcaaccggaaccatttttgaactcgtccaagatatttttaggacacatgttctgagtaagtttcatgaagattggacaataaatgtggcctctagagtgttaacaaggtaaatgttgacgacgcacgacggacaaaaggcgatcagattagctcaccatgagcacgttgctAAAAAGGCACATGGCTTGCTGAGATAAATAAAGCTGCATCAGAAAGCACCAATCAAAGCTCCTCACCTGGTATTTGAGTGCATCACTATCAGCTGAGTCCCGTACTTGCATGAGGTAGATGTTGACGCCAGCCACGTACTGTTTCCAGCATCCTATCCATGAGCTCAGTGCGCAGGCTAGGCAGGTGCTTCACGTTCCTCACTGCTGCCTCCACAACATGACGCTGCGGGGGCCGCTGCAGCCAAACCTTCTCGTCAAACTGGCAACAAGATAAGCAgggtgtttattttgtttggaaGAGGGGGTCTAAAGCTGTAGGaaaagttaaaatattaagttCAAAATAGCAATTTCTTAATGGTATTGCAAAAAAAATTATGTGTGTTACAAAAACTCATCTGACAAGAAATTTTCTGGTCTAGATTTGatctgtgacctagttttttttagGCACGAGACCCAGATTCAATTCAGCCTTGATAttccaaacaaaaacaagaggcccatgagggcctcaaccgctctactgctataaaccaCTTTGCAAGTTTGGAaaaaataagatggaaactgtgtactcgcgcaaacaaggagaactttcacaaattcaaggggagattattgtgtacttatttctccgatactgctcatattcaatagggttcaagtcctcattgatataaagatattGTGCAAATTTggaataattggatgaaaactgtggaaattaattgcgtaaacaagcgggatgtcaaaattttctcatattcaagggaagtcattctggacttaatgcttcgatattgctctttttaaaaaagggtttgagtcctcattgatacaaagacactgtgcaagtttacCAAGAATCGgttgaaaattatggactttatcacataaaaaaacaagagcactgccttgtgGTTGCAGACCGctgatctattttctttttaaaggtgaagggactctcattttcaatcacaaaggagggaggggtggagtgaagaggggtgtatagtggggggggcgtggacatttataacattaacttccaacaatatgtgtttgtgaaacacaatggtCCCCCCTATTATGatgtttttgaccttgaaggatgaccttgaccttgtgaaggatgaccttgaccttgacctttcaccactcaaatgtgcagctctatgagatacacatgcatgccaaatatcaagttgctatcttcaatattgcaaaagtaatcataaaataagcgatttgggccacatatatttgacctctgaccttgaaggatgacttgacctttcaccactcaaaatggcagctccatgagatgcacatgcatgccaatatcaagttgctatctttaatattgcaaaagtatttataaaatagcgatttgggccacgtatattttacctctgaccttgaaggatgaccttgacctcgacctttcaccactaaaatgtgcagcacatgagatacacatgcatgcaaatatcaagttgctatcttcaatattgcaaaagtattcataaaatgagtgatttttggccacatatatttgacctctgaccttgaaggatgaccttgacctttcaccactcaaaatgtgcagattcatgagatacacatgcatgccaaatatgaagttgctattcttcaatatagcaaaagttattgcaaatgttacagttgggcgcaaacagaccaacacaTGACCTACCCCACGGACCAACAGCCCAATAGAACAGGGGCAAAGACCAATATGtcctttttttttctaatttttatgcccccactactatagtgggggacataaaaatgcgagaaaaaaaaagcaaaaaaaaaacattcggaGGGGGGAGGGTCGGTGGCGGGGGGCAATTCTTAGGTGCGATGGTGGGCGGTAtttgaaacataaaacaaacataaaacaagggctgtttgtaaaacatgcatgcccccctatatgggctgtaagttgtagtagcagccattgtgtgaatacggtggtggtggtggtggtggtggtggaggaggtggaggtggtggtggtggtggtggaggaggtggaggggtggtggtggtggtggtggtggtggggtggtggtggtggtggtggtggtggtggtgtggtggtgggtggtggtggtggttgttggtGGTgggatacaatgcattacaaaaatgcagttagccttacatttggtaaaattttaatttattacaagggaggcaaatgctgtaacaaa contains the following coding sequences:
- the LOC127879905 gene encoding uncharacterized protein LOC127879905 isoform X1, whose translation is MQVRDSADSDALKYQSTMSHLLPTAFQHIQSFMRYRPVGMIRPVEKDKNGFQDNFPSPRIIVQPNVYFPHDSLWHARPRKAGKSSGTATEERSPTTSSKTQKASLSSNPPTNPVRTDTEALPPSVTSMSFHQRRVSQPSSSDSEPSARDPDGPIIASQRNLRQQDDAVHRALMEAGGVVSAREEVYNGEIMATSGRLSEDEVQPVWPQSLDVTDTPSQISGSLMRELVYQQDPKGYESTVSLDKFSLRPAGRTEEGQRKKKSGSSVSAETVSLGQGRGHMQSHMTDEIKSNIPGLRTYQGVSRVQQFLGLPIETNKDGFSGSNYHTGRDPHQQNGRGGEFPVHTPYDRPVHQTQIVDVGLVVGRKTLSIGESDMSAYQDDMLKADASLSDVVDRPRGRRSLPVQSQNGSRRQRLQEMLQQQST
- the LOC127879905 gene encoding uncharacterized protein LOC127879905 isoform X2, which codes for MQVRDSADSDALKYQSTMSHLLPTAFQHIQSFMRYRPVGMIRPVEKDKNGFQDNFPSPRIIVQPNVYFPHDSLWHARPRKAGKSSGTATEERSPTTSSKTQKASLSSNPPTNPVRTDTEALPPSVTSMSFHQRRVSQPSSSDSEPSARDPDGPIIASQRNLRQQDDAVHRALMEAGGVVSAREEVYNGEIMATSGRLSEDEVQPVWPQSLDVTDTPSQISGSLMRELVYQQDPKGYESTVSLDKFSLRPAGRTEEGQRKKKSGSSVSAETVSLGQGRGHMQSHMTDEIKSNIPGLRTYQGVSRVQQFLGLPIETNKDGFSGSNYHTGRDPHQQNGRGGEFPVHTPYDRPVHQTQIVDVGLVVGRKTLSIGESDMSAYQDDMLKADASLSDVVDRPRGRRSLPVQSQNGSRRQRLQEMLQQQST